GAGGAGATTCGAGTTCCCATCGCCATCGGTATCATCCCTCAGTGTCAGGGGCAGGCTACCCGTCGGCGGTGAATCCGGTTGCAGAAGCCAGCCTTGTGCCGGGAGCACGGCACCTGCTCCATTCGTCTGTCCGGCGGTCACCGGGGAATAGTAGCGCCCGCTCGTCTCTGCGATTTGCCGAATGTCGAGGGTGCCCCGGATGAAGCAGCGCCCGTCGGAGACGTTCGAGTCGAGCGCTTGCAGGGCCAGAACATTCGTCCCCTGCTGCAGGATAGGGATGTACTCGCTCAGATCGAGAGTCACCGTATCAATCCCGCGAGCATCGTCACGGGCTTGCGTTGCGGTCAGGCCGGAGCTCGGTGCATTGCATGAAGCAACCGGCGCTCCGTTGATCCAAGCACGGAATCCATCGTCGAACTGGACCCCGAGTTTGATCGCAGCGATTCCGGTGACATTGTTCTGGAAAGGAATCCGCACGAGGGTGGAGGCGCTTCCGTTGGCGTGAGGAGCAATGGAATCATTGGTCAGCGCTTGTTGCGATTCATTCCCCACGGGAACATGCGAGGCCGGGCCAGCCGGGGCAAACGCACCGTTCCTGTCGACGCTCACATAATCGAGGGACGCCGCCATGTTCTGGGTGCCGGTGAGGGCACCAAGAGTGAGCCAGTTGAACCGGGATGTATCCTTCTTTTGACCACCTTCCTGGCAAGTGATCTGCACGCCATCCCGCCACACGAAGAAGCGCCGGGTCGGCGCGTGATAGGCCACGCGGAAGACATGATAGTCGTCGTCGTTTGCGGCAGTGGAGAGAGTGTTGGCGATGGACTTGATGTTTCCGAAAAGGACACGGCCCGGTTCGATCCACAGGATCCCGTAGCCCCCTCCGACGTTTTGGGTGCCTGCACGGATCATGAATCCGTCGTTGGTCCCCTCTGCGGGACTTCTCAGTTTGATCCGGGCTTCCACGGTCCAGGAGGAATCCACTCCCTCGATCCAATGGCCGCCCTTTAGGGAGAGCGAAGGGCCTTGGCCATCAGCCTCGATCGCTCCTCCACCGGAAGTCCAGGCTCCGGCTCCGTTCAATACCTGCCAGTAGCCGGAGTTCAGGCCGTTGCATTCCCATCTCATGCCAAACTGACCCTCTGGACGCACGGGGAACTCGAACCCGGTTCCTCCGGTCCCGGTCGTCCACGACGAATCATCGAAACCTGGTAGAAACCAGTTGGGATGAGGAGTGGAAGTGACCAGACGCCGGTGCGGGGAGGAGATCCCCACGGCCCGGATCTCCGATCCATCGGCCCGACCCAGCGAGCCCTGCACATACCAATTCCGCCAGCCCATCGTATCCACCACCGTGCCGGTTCTGGAGAGCAGGCGGATCTGGCCCTCGGATCCCGTCACCGAAAAATTCGCATGAATCGGCTTGGTCGGCTGCGTGAGATTCTTGCCGGAGAGGAAGATGACCCGGCGCTCTCCGGGGAACAAAACCGTCGACTGCGCGAACACGAACTGCGGCGTCCCCGCCCCCTTGTCGATAGCCAGACCGTCCAGGCACACGCCTTGCGGGTAGGGATTGTAGATCTCGACCCACGGGTAGTTCGAGTTGGTCTCATCCCGCGGGGAATCGCTGCCGGGGGTGGGGCAGACTTCGGCCAATACGGGAGTGCGGGATTTCGCCAGATCTTCCCACGCTTTCACGTAGACCAACTCGCTCAAACGCCTGAGCCCGTCCCCCGTCACGTGAAGCCCATCTCCCGACCACTCGGGATGAATCGCAAGCTGCGAGTAGACATCGATGGTGCCTGCTCCCAGATCAGGCGCGAAGCTGTCCACCCGGTTCTGCACCGCACCCCGCTTCGCGGCCATTCCATTGTCGTCGGTGTTGAACACATACTTCGGGCCGAAAACGTTGCCGGGGAAACCGGCTACGCCCACGGGCCCGCGGAAATCCGGAGTAAAGCGGTTCCAGATCCAGATGTCGGGATTCTGGCCGGGCGAGCGCCATGCCGCCGCCAGTTCCCGGTAGCCTTGCTCGTAGCGGACGGGATCGGCCCATAGAGCGTTGCAATCGTTGACCCCCAGCCCGGCGATCACGATGTTCGGCCTCCATTGGACACATCCCACTTGCTCCCCCGTGTGATAGTAAGCCCGGTGCTCGTAATTCGGGTAGCGACCCGCTGTCATGCTACTAACCCCGTAGTTTCTAACCGTATACCCTTGGCCTAACAGCTGTTGGAGCTGGTCGGGGTAGGACTTGCCCTGCATGATCAGGTCATCCCAGTAGCCCCACGTGATGCTCGCACCCGTGCAGGCCACTTTGGTATGGGACGCGTCGTTCCATACCACCGGCCCGCCCATCGCCACCGCCCCGAGGAGAGAAGTGAGAATCGGAACTGCCGAAAGGTCGAATCGGGAATGCTTCTTGGGGAACAAAACCGGCGCCATCCTCGACAAAGAACCACCGCATTCTTTCTTGTGCAAGCGGCCTCTCGATCCTTCGCTCTTCGTAATGAAAATAGACAAGCCATGCTGACGCAGTGTCCGCTGGACCCCCGGAAATCTGCGTAAATTTGCGTTTATCGGAGCTTGATTTCTCCCTTTCACACGATGCCTACACCCGGTCTGCCGGACCGGGCTATCCCTTTTTTGCTTAGCTCCCCCGATGCTCTTTAACTCTTGGGAATTCGCCGTCCTTCTAGCGGTCACCTTTGCGCTGTACTACGCGCCTTGGTCGCGCGGGCGCCATGGTAAGGCATGGCAGGTCACACTCGCCTTGGCGGCGAGCGTGGTCTTCTACGGCTGGGAGGATCCACGCCTCATCGTGCTGCTGGCGATCTCCTGTGTGGGCAATAGCATCGCCACCGCACGGATCATCCTGCACAAGGTCGCGGGTGACGAGGTGCGGGTGAAGTACTGGACCCGCCTCGCGGTGATCTTGAATTTGGCCCTGCTCGCGGTCTTCAAGTACGCGCCCTTCGTTGTCGGCATGATTCCCTTCCTGCCTCCGTCTTGGGTGGATGCGGTGAAGGGCATCCCTCTACCGATCGGCATCTCCTTCTACACTTTCCATGGCATCAGCATGATCGTGGATGTGGCCCGGGGTGAAGTTACCCGCGAGGGCGATGCGATGTTATCGCGCGGCGGACGTTTCGCAAAAGGAGTGCGGGATATTGGTTTCTATCTCCTCTTCTTCCCACAGCTGGTCGCGGGCCCCATCGTCAAGGCGAAGCAATTCTGGCCTCAGATCGCCGCGAAGCGCTTGGAAGACATCCCTTGGCAGCATGTGATCCGGACTCTGATCCTAGGTTACTTTCTCAAAGTCTTCGTGGCCGACAATCTTTCGGAGCAGACGGCGCTGCTGACCATCGGCACCACGGAACTCTCGCATTCCGGACCCTTCTTTGTAGTGCCGCTGCTGTATGCCTACAGCCTCCAGATCTTCGCGGATTTCGGCGGTTACTCGCTCATCGCCATCGGTCTGGCGGCGATGTTCGGCTACCGCTTCCCGGAGAACTTCGATTTCCCCTACCTCTCCCGCAGTATCACCGAATTCTGGCGGCGTTGGCACATGTCGCTGTCGGCTTGGCTGCGGGACTATCTCTACATCCCGCTCGGCGGAAACCGGAAGGGAGAGGGTCGCACCTATGTGAATCTCTTCCTGGTGATGTTTCTCGGCGGCCTTTGGCACGGCGCGGAATGGAAGTTCGCGCTCTGGGGCACGCTTCACGGCCTTCTGCTGGCGGTGGAGCGCTTCCTCGCCCGTCGCCGGGGCAAGCTCGAGGATAGCACGGCCTCTCCTCTCCGCTCCGCATTTGGCACGCTCTACACCTTTCACGCGGTCACCTTGCTGTGGTTGACCTTCCTGATGCCCGATATGGCTCACATCCGCGCCTTCTTCGAGGGCGTCTCGGGCGGGAGCCGGGCCATTTCAGGCCCCCCGCTCTTTGCGCTGCTGTTCTACGGGACGCCGGTGCTGCTCTACCATGCCTGGGGTTGGCTGAAAGAATACCGGCCAGGGCTTCCCGGAAAACTTGCCCATCCCCTGTTGGAGGGCAGCATCCATGCTTTGATGCTCTTCCTTCTTGTGACAAACCCCGGTGCGCCGCGTGGCTTCATCTACTTCCAGTTTTAGACCTTCCTACTGGCCTGCGCTGGTACTGGGCCTTGCCGCCTGCTTCGGCGCGCAGACCTTCGTGCTGCGGTGGACCGGCGGCCGCACGACCAAGAGCGAGTCGAACTTCTTCTCGTCGGTCGCCCGCTTGCAGAGCGGGATCCGCGGCACCCCGGAGGTCCTGCTGCTAGGCTCCTCCATCACCGGCAGATTTCCGGATCGCAGCCGCGGCGTGGAGGGGGTGGGCAATCTCGGCTGCGATGGTGGCAGTGCCGTCGAGATCCTGAGAGCGATGGACCGGGGCACGGTGCCCCGCGCTGCACGGATCATCATCGAAGGGAACACGCTGTTCCGTGCCATCGGGGCCGGGGAGACCGAGTTGGCTGCAGCCTTGGAGAAGCGCTGGTTCCGCACCGGTGTGGAGCTGCCGAACTTGAGCGCGGCCGGCCGACCCTCTTCCATGGCCTACACCCTCCTCATGGAGCGCAAGCTTGGCAGCGTCGATGCCGCCTTGGCCCCACCCTTCGCGGTAGCCACCCGTCCCGCCGTGGTAGAGGGGCAGGCACCCTCATTCTCCAAGGCCGAGGAGGTCTTGCTTGAAGAGCTAAGCGGTATCCTGAAACGCCTTTCCGCCACCGGTAGCAGGATCTTGATCGTGATCCTCCCTCCGGGGGCGGTGCCGGGGACCCCCCACCTCATGCTGCCGGAGGAGCTATCCCGCCGCTGCGACCTGCCGTTCTGGAATCTTGCGGCGGCCCTTCCCCCCGATTCCATCCGCCTCACGGATGGCGTGCACATGGACCCGGCCAGTGCCGCCTCCACCCTGCGCACTCTTCTCGACGCCACGGGCGATTGATCCGATGCTCGCCGCCGTGGAACCCAACCCGAGCCCAGCAGCCGCACTCGCGAATCCGCGCGTCCTGCAGGTCTTCAATCAGTATTTGGAATCGGGTGGGGAAGAAGTGTGGGTGAACGAGATCTCCCGCTTCTCCGGACGTGGCTTCACGGTGGACGATCTGCGCTTCCAAAGCAGCGAATGGACCCGCAAAGGTGCGCCCACCCGGCTGCGACAGGCCCAGCGGGTATGGGATAATCCGGGTTCACGGGATCGCTTGCGGGCTGCCGTGGAGAATTCACGGCCCGACCTGCTGCTCTTCCACAACATCATCCCGGTCGGCTCGCTCGGGCTCTATGACGAGGCGGCGAAGCTCCGCCTGCCCGTGGTCCAGTATATCCACAACTTCCGCCCCTTCAGCCCCTCCGGCACCATGTGGGTGAACGGTCGTGTCCATGACGGTGGCCTGCGCGGCAATCCTTGGCCGGAAGTCTTCGGCCGCGCGTGGGAGCGATCCTTCCTCCGCACCTTCTTGGTCGCCATGTATCAATCCCGCCTTCTCGGCTCCGGGACCCTGGACGTGGTGAAGCGCTGGATCGCCGTTTCCGAGTTCATGCGCGGGAAGTTCATTTCCGCCGGCATCCCTGCGGACAAGGTGGTGACCTTGCGTCACTGCTGGAAGCCTCGCGCCACTCCCGAGCCCGCGCGGATGGGGAGTCACTATCTTTTCCTGGGACGGCTCGTTCCCGAAAAGGGGATCTATACCATGCTCGAAGCTTGGAAGATTCTGGAGAAACGGCTCGGTGCCGCTTGTCCCCGGCTGGTCATCGCGGGATCCGGGCCGGAAGAGGCGCGCATCCACGCCGCGGTTGCACGCATGAAGAAGGTGGTCTGTGTGGGCTTCGTCTCCGGGAAGCCGAAGGATGATTTGCTTCATGGCTGTCGCGCACTGATTGCTCCTTCCATCTGGTGGGAACCGCTCGGCCTGATCGTTTATGAAGCCTATGACTTTGCCCGCCCCGTCGTGGCCGCGGCATCGGGAGGCCTGACTGAAACGGTGCAGGAAGGCGTAACCGGTTTCCTTCACGAGCCGGGCGATCCCGAGCGTCTGGCGGCGGATATCGAGCGCATGGAGCAACTCGGCGCGGACGGGCGGCTGGAGATGGGCCGGGCAGGGCACCAGTGGCTTCTGGAGAACGCATCCCCGGAGCGATGGTTGAACGACTTCTCCGGAATCCTCCGGTCGGTTTCCAAGGATTGATCCGATGAAGCGAATTCCTCCCCAGATCCTCGGCGGGCTGAAGAGTGTCCGCGACTGGTTCCTTGTCCATGTCGCGTGGCGCCAGCACTCCATCGGCCGCGGCTTTCACGCCGGCCGCCGGGTGGTCATGTGGGCGCCTAACAAGATCACGATCGGGGAGAACTGCTACATCGGGCGCTACAGCCAGATCGAGTGCGACGCGGAGATCGGCCACAATGTGATCATGGCGAACATGGTCGCTTTCGTCGGGCGCTACGACCATCACTTCCAGCATGTCGGCACGCCCACGCGCCTCGCGATGCAGATCCGCGATCCCGATTACGATTGGAAGGGGTTGGACCTGAAGGTCGTGGTGGGGGATGACGTGTGGATCGGCTACGGCGCGATTATCCTGAGCGGCGTAACCATCGGTGAAGGGGCGGTGGTGGCATCCGGAGCCGTGGTCACCAAGGATGTCGAGCCCTACATGGTGGTCGGCGGGAATCCGGCCAGGACCATTTGCCCGCGTTTCGCCGACGACTCGGAACTGGAGATTCACCGCATGGCGATCGCGGCGCGTCGCAAGCTGGCTACGAAGCCGAGGAAGCCCTGACGCCATGCCACGCCGACTTCGGGTCCTCATCTCCGCCTACTACTGCTCACCCTACCGCGGTGGAGAGGCTGCCGTGGGCTGGCGCTACGCCACGGGCCTGGCGCAGGATCACGACGTCACGGTCATTTGCGGCGATCTTGCCGCCGATGGCCCGATTGGCCGCGACATCGAGCGCTACAAACGCGAGCAAGGGCTCCCGCCCGGCCTCTCGATCCATCACATTCAGGCGGAGGGGCTCACCCGCAAGATTCACGATCTGCATGCCCTCCCGGGCATGTGGTTCTTTTACTACGAAGCTTACCGTAGATGGCAGCTCGAAGTGCTGGCTCTTGCACGCCGCTTGCATGCGGAGCAGGCCTTCGATCTGGTGCATCACCTCACCATCATCGGCTTTCGGGAACCTGGCTACCTCCGGGAGATGGGGATTCCCTTCGTCTGGGGGCCGATCAACGGGGCTGCCCTGATGCCATGGCACTACATCGGTGGCTTCGGCGGCGGCGGGGCCTATCGCCACCTGACACGGAACTTCCTGAATTTGATCCAGAGCCGCCTGCCCGGCCGCAGCCGCCGTGCCGCCCGCGCAGCCGCGAAGATCTGGTGCGTTACCCGGGAGGATCTGGAAATGGTGGAAGATCTCTGGGGCTGCGCAGGCGAGCTGATGATCGAGACAGGTGCGAGCCCTGTCGATTCGCCATCGATCAGGTGCCTCCATACCGGCGAGCCCCTGCGCCTGGTGTGGTGCGGCCTCATCGAGGATCGCAAGGCGCTCCACCTGTTGCTCGAGGCCCTTGCTTCACTCCCGGCCGGACTGGCTTGGGAGCTGGAGGTGATCGGGGACGGTCCCCGGCGGGAAAGATGCAAGGCCATGGCCGCTTCGCTCGGGATCGCTGCTTCGGTGCACTGGGCAGGCAGCGTTGGACATGCCGAGGCGCAGGAACTGATGGCCCGTGGCCACGTGCTGGTTCATAGCTCGCTCAAGGAAGGTACGCCCCATGTCGTGCTCGAAGCGCTTTCCCAAGCTCTCCCGGTGATTTGTCACGACGCCTGCGGGATGGGAGTGGCGGTGACGGAAGAGTGCGGCATCAAGGTGCCGATGCTCGATCCCGACACCAGCATCCGCGGCTTCCGCGACGCGATCATCCGCATTGCCACCGAGCAGGGGTTGCTCGAGCAACTCTCCGGGGGGGCTATCTCCCGCGCCCGGGAACAATCATGGCAGAGTAAGATCGCCGTCGTGAGCGCGGCCTACCGGCAGATCGCCGCTTCACCCGAATTTATCTAACAGACATCCACCATGAACGATATCCAGAAGGCCATCCTGTCCTCGCCTTCCCTGTGGCCGGCAACCTTGAAGTCCTGTGCGTGCCGCTTCCTAGGGGTAAAGAATACCATCGTCGCCACCCATGGCATCCGCATGCTTGCCAATCTCGAACGCGGCAAAGGACTCTGGTGTTCGGTCGGCGGGCTTGAGTACGAGCCGGAGATGCGGGATGCCCTCTCCCTGTTAGGGGCGGGTGATGTCTTCGTGGACGTGGGAGCGAATGTCGGTGTTTACACCTTGCATGCGGCGCGCCGTGTCGGCCCCTCGGGTAAAGTGTTTTTCTTCGAGCCCACCACTGAGACCTACGAGCGGACCTGCGAGAATGTGAAGTTGAACGGCTTCTCCAATATCAAGGGCTTTCAGAAAGCCGTGGCGGCCGCGGAAGGCACCGTGGATTTCATGGTCTGCGAATCCAACAACAGCAACTACATCGGCAGCGGCTTGCTATCGCAGGAAGAGCGGGAGTCGGTGGAAGTCCGCACCGTGCCCGTGGATACGGTCGACGCCCTGGCAGCGCGCGAGAACTTGGATCGGGTGGACTTGATCAAGATCGATGCCGAAGGCGCCGAGACTCTCGTCATGAAGGGCGCGGCAGGCATCTTGGGGAAATCACGTCCCTCCGTCCTCTTCGAAAGCGGCTTCGTCGGCTCTCCCCTGTCAGAACGGGCCTTCCTTCGGGAGCAGGGATACAAGCTCTACCGCTTGGAGGGAAAGAAGTGGGTGGAGGGGCTCGATGAATTCTACGGGAATGTCCTCGGCATCGCGCGCGACGAACATGCCCGCAAACTAGGGATCGCACGCTGAGCTCCTGTCGCTTCATGAAAGCTTGGATCTACCGCAACTTGCTGCCCCCGCTCTTGGTCAGGGTCCTGACCCGCGGCCAGAGACGGCGCGAGGAAGTGGAAAACTTCCGCGGACTCTACAGCCAGTTTGTCTCGCAGGGTGACCTATGCTTCGACATTGGAGCGAACTTGGGCAACCGCGTCCGTTGCTTCCGGGCGCTGGGCTGCCGGGTGATTGCCGTCGAACCTCAGTCACGCTGCGTGAGGCAACTGCAACGCGAGTTCGGCGCGGACCCGCAAGTCACGATCGAACCCATGGCGGCGGGGGCCTCGCCTGGCACTGCAACTCTGCGGACTTCGCCAATGCACGTTCTCTCAACCATCTCCCCCGAGTTCGTCGAGAAGACCCGGCAGTCCGGACGTTTCGCGGCGGTTTCATGGACCGGGACGGAAGAGGTCGGAGTGACCACTCTGGACGCCTTGGTTGCGAAGCATGGCGAGCCGCGCTTCGTGAAAATCGATGTGGAAGGTTTCGAGAGCGAAGTCCTCGCCGGTCTCTCCAAACCCCTGTCCGCATTCTCCTTCGAGTGGACCCCCGAGATCCCCGGGAATGCGGTCTCCTGTATCAGGAAGCTGGAAGCTCTGGGCTCTTACGAGTTCAACTATTCCTGGGGTGAATCCATGCGGCTCTCACGCGCCCAATGGCTTTCCGCGGATGCCATGATTCGTGTGGTGGAAGAGTTTGTTGGAGAAAGCCAGAACTTCGGCGATATCTACGCCCGCTTGGTTTCCACGCCTTGATCAATCGTGAGGCATCTTCCCAAAACCATCGATGAAGCGGGTAACCGCAACCACTTCCATGAGAATCATTGGAAGCGCGTTGGGATGGATCTGCTTCACCGCCATCTCGGTGACTTGTCCGGACTCTCGCTTCTCGACTACGGTTGCGGCCGCGGCGAAACCTTGCGACTCGCGACCGGTAAGGGAATGCGCGCCTTGGGCACCGACCTCGATCCGGAGTGCGTGGCGATCAGCAAGACCCACGGCGACACAATACAACTGGCATCCCCTCAAGATCCGGTCGACCAGTTCGGTGGGAAGTCCTTCGACGTGGTCACGTGCTTCCATGTGCTCGAACACGTGGACCGCCCGAAGGAAGTGCTGCGCAGTTTGGGTCAGATCGCCCGCAAGGCCGTCGTGCTGGCAGTGCCGAATCTCCGCGCTCTTCCCCGCCCGCGCGCGCTGCGCCGCGAACCCGAGCCGGTGAATGAGGGTCACCTCCAGGGCTGGGATCATTCCCATCTGCGCAATCTCGCCGAGCGCCATTGCAATCTCCGTGTCGAAGCCTGGGCCCACGATCACTGCAAGGTGCCTGTCTTCGGAGAGCTCGTTTCACGCATCGCCGGCGAGAA
The genomic region above belongs to Luteolibacter rhizosphaerae and contains:
- a CDS encoding GDSL-type esterase/lipase family protein, whose protein sequence is MAPVLFPKKHSRFDLSAVPILTSLLGAVAMGGPVVWNDASHTKVACTGASITWGYWDDLIMQGKSYPDQLQQLLGQGYTVRNYGVSSMTAGRYPNYEHRAYYHTGEQVGCVQWRPNIVIAGLGVNDCNALWADPVRYEQGYRELAAAWRSPGQNPDIWIWNRFTPDFRGPVGVAGFPGNVFGPKYVFNTDDNGMAAKRGAVQNRVDSFAPDLGAGTIDVYSQLAIHPEWSGDGLHVTGDGLRRLSELVYVKAWEDLAKSRTPVLAEVCPTPGSDSPRDETNSNYPWVEIYNPYPQGVCLDGLAIDKGAGTPQFVFAQSTVLFPGERRVIFLSGKNLTQPTKPIHANFSVTGSEGQIRLLSRTGTVVDTMGWRNWYVQGSLGRADGSEIRAVGISSPHRRLVTSTPHPNWFLPGFDDSSWTTGTGGTGFEFPVRPEGQFGMRWECNGLNSGYWQVLNGAGAWTSGGGAIEADGQGPSLSLKGGHWIEGVDSSWTVEARIKLRSPAEGTNDGFMIRAGTQNVGGGYGILWIEPGRVLFGNIKSIANTLSTAANDDDYHVFRVAYHAPTRRFFVWRDGVQITCQEGGQKKDTSRFNWLTLGALTGTQNMAASLDYVSVDRNGAFAPAGPASHVPVGNESQQALTNDSIAPHANGSASTLVRIPFQNNVTGIAAIKLGVQFDDGFRAWINGAPVASCNAPSSGLTATQARDDARGIDTVTLDLSEYIPILQQGTNVLALQALDSNVSDGRCFIRGTLDIRQIAETSGRYYSPVTAGQTNGAGAVLPAQGWLLQPDSPPTGSLPLTLRDDTDGDGNSNLLEHMQGTNPSVYDSAGLTVGPATVNFKWRNNPEVGWRLMECVDGVNWRPARTQGAPTSTPSGTSGMLDVSQPVLTTVGITFRLAAVEQPSLENWRLQYFTATEINAGTLVNPAADPDQDGLPNFLEFAIASNPRSGEKDFYGTVNPGGMIGVPDIGTGRGTLWFLERSGNLQNWQGVANPILNCKIDPRSGRYLILATAPGLQSKEYIRARFLPSN
- a CDS encoding MBOAT family O-acyltransferase, with the protein product MLFNSWEFAVLLAVTFALYYAPWSRGRHGKAWQVTLALAASVVFYGWEDPRLIVLLAISCVGNSIATARIILHKVAGDEVRVKYWTRLAVILNLALLAVFKYAPFVVGMIPFLPPSWVDAVKGIPLPIGISFYTFHGISMIVDVARGEVTREGDAMLSRGGRFAKGVRDIGFYLLFFPQLVAGPIVKAKQFWPQIAAKRLEDIPWQHVIRTLILGYFLKVFVADNLSEQTALLTIGTTELSHSGPFFVVPLLYAYSLQIFADFGGYSLIAIGLAAMFGYRFPENFDFPYLSRSITEFWRRWHMSLSAWLRDYLYIPLGGNRKGEGRTYVNLFLVMFLGGLWHGAEWKFALWGTLHGLLLAVERFLARRRGKLEDSTASPLRSAFGTLYTFHAVTLLWLTFLMPDMAHIRAFFEGVSGGSRAISGPPLFALLFYGTPVLLYHAWGWLKEYRPGLPGKLAHPLLEGSIHALMLFLLVTNPGAPRGFIYFQF
- a CDS encoding glycosyltransferase, with the translated sequence MEPNPSPAAALANPRVLQVFNQYLESGGEEVWVNEISRFSGRGFTVDDLRFQSSEWTRKGAPTRLRQAQRVWDNPGSRDRLRAAVENSRPDLLLFHNIIPVGSLGLYDEAAKLRLPVVQYIHNFRPFSPSGTMWVNGRVHDGGLRGNPWPEVFGRAWERSFLRTFLVAMYQSRLLGSGTLDVVKRWIAVSEFMRGKFISAGIPADKVVTLRHCWKPRATPEPARMGSHYLFLGRLVPEKGIYTMLEAWKILEKRLGAACPRLVIAGSGPEEARIHAAVARMKKVVCVGFVSGKPKDDLLHGCRALIAPSIWWEPLGLIVYEAYDFARPVVAAASGGLTETVQEGVTGFLHEPGDPERLAADIERMEQLGADGRLEMGRAGHQWLLENASPERWLNDFSGILRSVSKD
- a CDS encoding acyltransferase, which translates into the protein MKRIPPQILGGLKSVRDWFLVHVAWRQHSIGRGFHAGRRVVMWAPNKITIGENCYIGRYSQIECDAEIGHNVIMANMVAFVGRYDHHFQHVGTPTRLAMQIRDPDYDWKGLDLKVVVGDDVWIGYGAIILSGVTIGEGAVVASGAVVTKDVEPYMVVGGNPARTICPRFADDSELEIHRMAIAARRKLATKPRKP
- a CDS encoding glycosyltransferase family 4 protein, with protein sequence MPRRLRVLISAYYCSPYRGGEAAVGWRYATGLAQDHDVTVICGDLAADGPIGRDIERYKREQGLPPGLSIHHIQAEGLTRKIHDLHALPGMWFFYYEAYRRWQLEVLALARRLHAEQAFDLVHHLTIIGFREPGYLREMGIPFVWGPINGAALMPWHYIGGFGGGGAYRHLTRNFLNLIQSRLPGRSRRAARAAAKIWCVTREDLEMVEDLWGCAGELMIETGASPVDSPSIRCLHTGEPLRLVWCGLIEDRKALHLLLEALASLPAGLAWELEVIGDGPRRERCKAMAASLGIAASVHWAGSVGHAEAQELMARGHVLVHSSLKEGTPHVVLEALSQALPVICHDACGMGVAVTEECGIKVPMLDPDTSIRGFRDAIIRIATEQGLLEQLSGGAISRAREQSWQSKIAVVSAAYRQIAASPEFI
- a CDS encoding FkbM family methyltransferase codes for the protein MNDIQKAILSSPSLWPATLKSCACRFLGVKNTIVATHGIRMLANLERGKGLWCSVGGLEYEPEMRDALSLLGAGDVFVDVGANVGVYTLHAARRVGPSGKVFFFEPTTETYERTCENVKLNGFSNIKGFQKAVAAAEGTVDFMVCESNNSNYIGSGLLSQEERESVEVRTVPVDTVDALAARENLDRVDLIKIDAEGAETLVMKGAAGILGKSRPSVLFESGFVGSPLSERAFLREQGYKLYRLEGKKWVEGLDEFYGNVLGIARDEHARKLGIAR
- a CDS encoding FkbM family methyltransferase — encoded protein: MKAWIYRNLLPPLLVRVLTRGQRRREEVENFRGLYSQFVSQGDLCFDIGANLGNRVRCFRALGCRVIAVEPQSRCVRQLQREFGADPQVTIEPMAAGASPGTATLRTSPMHVLSTISPEFVEKTRQSGRFAAVSWTGTEEVGVTTLDALVAKHGEPRFVKIDVEGFESEVLAGLSKPLSAFSFEWTPEIPGNAVSCIRKLEALGSYEFNYSWGESMRLSRAQWLSADAMIRVVEEFVGESQNFGDIYARLVSTP
- a CDS encoding class I SAM-dependent methyltransferase → MDLLHRHLGDLSGLSLLDYGCGRGETLRLATGKGMRALGTDLDPECVAISKTHGDTIQLASPQDPVDQFGGKSFDVVTCFHVLEHVDRPKEVLRSLGQIARKAVVLAVPNLRALPRPRALRREPEPVNEGHLQGWDHSHLRNLAERHCNLRVEAWAHDHCKVPVFGELVSRIAGEKALIALETGLFVRLFPFHSASLIALMIPESPSPPP